In the Armatimonadota bacterium genome, one interval contains:
- a CDS encoding MTAP family purine nucleoside phosphorylase, whose product MTDRPNFAIVGGTGLDALSGEIWSEPVSVRTSSGEVTLWSLADNYTEPHHLYFLPRHGQDHQAPPHEIDHFAHVEALESLAVGTVLATNAAGSLRPSITEGSLVTPHDFISFMHGPATTMFRDRAGWQHTDFTNAYSETARQAIWMAADDLGLEVHHNGVYLGTDGPRFETPAEVRMFAAWGADVVGMTGVPEAILCREAGLRYASLTVVTNMAAGLGNAAPDHASISAYAADSAPTIMALLMHAIRRLAG is encoded by the coding sequence ATGACAGATCGGCCCAACTTCGCCATCGTCGGCGGCACGGGTCTGGACGCGCTGAGTGGCGAAATCTGGTCCGAGCCGGTCTCCGTGCGGACCAGCTCCGGCGAAGTCACGTTGTGGAGCCTTGCCGATAACTATACGGAGCCGCATCATCTCTACTTTCTGCCCCGACACGGACAGGATCACCAGGCTCCTCCCCATGAGATCGACCACTTCGCCCACGTAGAGGCGCTGGAATCGCTGGCGGTGGGCACAGTATTGGCCACTAACGCCGCCGGTTCGCTGCGTCCCTCGATAACGGAAGGCTCTCTGGTAACACCGCACGACTTTATCAGCTTTATGCACGGTCCCGCCACGACGATGTTTCGCGATCGCGCCGGCTGGCAGCATACGGATTTCACCAACGCCTATAGCGAGACCGCTCGCCAAGCCATCTGGATGGCCGCAGATGATTTGGGGCTGGAGGTGCATCATAACGGCGTCTACCTGGGCACCGACGGCCCGCGCTTTGAGACGCCGGCAGAGGTGCGGATGTTTGCCGCATGGGGAGCCGACGTTGTAGGCATGACGGGTGTGCCCGAGGCGATCCTCTGCCGTGAGGCCGGCTTGCGTTACGCCTCGCTGACTGTAGTGACCAACATGGCCGCCGGCCTGGGCAATGCGGCGCCGGATCACGCGTCGATTTCAGCGTACGCTGCAGACAGTGCGCCAACTATTATGGCTCTGTTGATGCATGCCATTCGGCGGCTCGCAGGCTGA
- a CDS encoding YfhO family protein, giving the protein MAEAAKPARTSPGRLFATGTCWIFPALLLWPMVLGQRLYWGDLLLYFGPMYNNVARQLRGGRIPLWNPLVLGGQPLLGNPQMGIFFPATAVLMRVSAWTAITIFGYLSIGMAATFMYRYLRRWTHTRAAALTGALTYAGSAALVGRLQFPPMALTIGLAPLAFEAVDRLVDTPNLRHGLLTAGAVALIVLAAHPQAAYLFTLLLLFYGSARVWAASHEAERRGLKAIQFAISRAAAYAAWGFLGICIAAMQWLPTLQLMLESPRERMTEAQANRFVLHPVQLLTYLWPKYVGSPVRGDFWAPGNPWEAAVFVGWLPLTFVVISLFAGDKRRVKWFWFAGWATALWLAFGRVAGLYTVAFYGVPGVARFHDPARFLLIGSFALSALAAFGADHTFMRWPAQRAISAGAVILTAVPMLWFGRSLLPMASNHRLQEAVRRLPIPAAGRVYSMSSRALWDRYLNYASYGDAAAPTIQNVLAAGVPNTGMLRQSAEASGYEPVPVLAASELDGAIRRLAERSDPAFANELQLANVTTIIGVERVVNPDLGDARGFGAETQRVMQPSHAFWLAASEICVPNTRRAIAVTTSPQFRPSAVAVVTGARGAFATQNESATPVGSVTVPPGQFNEDRIRLCVNVTAPRAVLLCSRTAYPGWRAWCDGKPTPVFRADISLLAVEVPNGKHDVVLRYAPFVYRLGLYISAVSVLVAASAAAFWLCAGARLGKSENAGK; this is encoded by the coding sequence ATGGCTGAGGCCGCCAAGCCTGCGCGGACGTCGCCTGGACGGCTTTTCGCGACTGGAACTTGTTGGATCTTCCCGGCCCTTCTACTCTGGCCGATGGTTTTGGGCCAACGCCTCTACTGGGGAGACCTGCTGCTCTACTTCGGACCAATGTACAACAATGTGGCGCGCCAATTGCGAGGCGGTCGCATCCCGTTGTGGAATCCCTTGGTGCTGGGAGGGCAGCCCCTGTTGGGTAATCCACAGATGGGGATATTCTTTCCAGCGACGGCTGTGCTGATGCGCGTTTCAGCCTGGACCGCGATTACGATATTCGGCTATCTGAGCATTGGTATGGCCGCTACGTTTATGTACCGCTATCTCCGGCGGTGGACGCACACGCGTGCCGCTGCACTGACCGGAGCTCTAACGTATGCCGGCAGTGCGGCGCTCGTCGGGAGACTGCAGTTTCCTCCGATGGCCCTGACGATTGGCCTTGCACCGTTGGCGTTCGAAGCCGTAGATCGCCTCGTGGATACGCCAAACCTGCGCCACGGCTTACTTACGGCAGGCGCAGTAGCGCTGATTGTACTTGCGGCACATCCACAGGCAGCTTACCTATTCACCCTGCTGCTGCTATTCTACGGCAGCGCGCGCGTGTGGGCCGCCTCGCACGAAGCGGAGCGCCGCGGTTTGAAGGCCATCCAGTTTGCCATCAGCCGGGCGGCAGCTTACGCCGCGTGGGGATTCCTCGGCATCTGCATTGCTGCAATGCAGTGGCTACCCACGCTGCAGCTGATGCTGGAGAGCCCACGGGAACGGATGACCGAAGCTCAAGCGAACCGCTTCGTCTTACATCCAGTTCAATTGCTCACTTATCTGTGGCCGAAGTACGTGGGTTCACCGGTCCGCGGCGACTTCTGGGCACCCGGCAACCCGTGGGAGGCTGCCGTGTTTGTGGGCTGGCTGCCGCTCACGTTTGTTGTGATATCGCTCTTTGCAGGCGATAAGCGCCGCGTCAAGTGGTTTTGGTTTGCGGGCTGGGCTACTGCGCTGTGGTTAGCATTCGGCAGAGTCGCTGGACTTTACACCGTTGCGTTCTACGGTGTGCCTGGTGTCGCGCGATTCCACGATCCCGCCCGATTCCTGCTCATCGGGTCTTTTGCCCTCTCAGCTCTGGCAGCGTTCGGCGCGGATCACACGTTCATGCGCTGGCCCGCGCAGCGCGCGATCAGCGCTGGCGCCGTTATACTTACAGCCGTCCCAATGCTCTGGTTCGGCCGCAGCCTGCTTCCCATGGCATCCAACCACAGACTTCAGGAAGCGGTGCGGCGGCTGCCTATTCCGGCAGCTGGACGCGTTTACAGCATGTCGTCACGGGCCTTGTGGGATCGGTACCTTAACTACGCCAGCTACGGGGACGCCGCCGCTCCAACCATTCAAAACGTCCTGGCGGCCGGCGTACCCAATACGGGCATGCTTCGTCAGAGCGCCGAGGCATCCGGTTATGAGCCCGTGCCGGTGCTGGCAGCCAGCGAATTGGACGGCGCGATCCGGCGTCTGGCCGAGCGTTCCGATCCGGCATTCGCAAACGAACTGCAGCTGGCCAACGTCACCACGATTATCGGCGTGGAGCGCGTTGTGAATCCGGACCTCGGCGATGCGCGAGGCTTCGGCGCCGAAACGCAGAGAGTTATGCAGCCCTCCCATGCATTCTGGCTTGCCGCATCCGAGATTTGCGTACCGAACACACGCCGAGCTATCGCTGTGACAACCAGTCCGCAGTTTCGGCCCTCCGCGGTTGCCGTCGTAACCGGCGCACGAGGCGCGTTCGCTACACAGAATGAAAGTGCGACGCCGGTAGGAAGCGTCACGGTGCCGCCCGGTCAATTCAATGAAGACCGCATCCGTTTGTGCGTAAATGTTACGGCGCCACGCGCCGTTCTGCTCTGCAGCCGCACGGCATATCCCGGCTGGCGCGCCTGGTGTGATGGCAAGCCCACGCCGGTATTCCGGGCCGACATATCGCTCCTGGCGGTAGAGGTTCCTAACGGCAAGCATGACGTAGTGCTGCGATATGCGCCCTTTGTCTACCGTTTAGGGCTCTATATTTCAGCGGTGTCGGTGCTGGTGGCGGCATCTGCCGCCGCATTCTGGCTGTGCGCCGGCGCCCGCTTGGGAAAGAGTGAAAATGCAGGTAAGTGA
- a CDS encoding CBS domain-containing protein, giving the protein MKTHVRCVPNTASLAEAADVMDLYQLRMLPVLDPESRLIGVIGEADIRRAMQVGWDSPVSQTLLRNSSVALAGCVADWMAAPAVTAAEHEPIGEAAVRLWASGHDRLPVLSDAGMVTGLLSRIDVIQAVAEGLL; this is encoded by the coding sequence ATGAAGACCCACGTTCGGTGCGTGCCGAACACCGCATCACTAGCAGAGGCTGCTGACGTGATGGATCTTTACCAGCTCCGCATGCTGCCGGTGCTGGATCCCGAGTCGCGTTTGATCGGCGTGATTGGCGAGGCCGATATCCGGCGCGCCATGCAAGTCGGATGGGACTCACCCGTGAGCCAAACGCTGTTGCGAAACAGCAGCGTCGCTCTTGCCGGCTGCGTAGCGGACTGGATGGCGGCGCCCGCCGTGACTGCTGCGGAGCATGAACCTATAGGCGAAGCAGCCGTCCGGCTTTGGGCGTCCGGCCATGATCGACTCCCGGTACTCAGTGACGCCGGTATGGTTACCGGCCTACTCAGTCGCATCGACGTCATTCAGGCGGTGGCTGAAGGATTGCTGTAA
- a CDS encoding ABC transporter substrate-binding protein has protein sequence MHSRNITRCVTTAALLALAAVSLSALSGCKSGNTNTVGKEIIVGEYGALTGPQASFGKSTNEGIQLATEQANAAGGIDGKTIKVVVEDDMSDAAKAEIAVKRLIDEEHVIAVLGEVASGSSLAGGQVCQQAHIPMVSPSSTNPSVTQIGNDIFRVCFIDPFQAAVVARFVHDYLHVTRVATFTNKSAPYSTGFTQNFITAFTGMGGQVIAQQSYGQQDTDYRGALSTIKATNPQAILVPGYYTDAGAVCKQARDLGIKVPIVGGDGWDSQLLFNIGGSAVNGCYFSDHVSMDNPSPVVQKFVQDYKARFGHTPDALAALAYDAANLTYAAMKRAKALTPDDIRAAIATTTDFPGVTGKITIDANRNASKPAVIIGVQNGQFKYVTTITDPSKPLSQQPAAPSGGQ, from the coding sequence ATGCACTCGCGCAACATCACTCGCTGTGTCACCACGGCCGCCCTTTTGGCGCTGGCAGCCGTCAGTTTGTCCGCGTTGAGCGGCTGCAAATCCGGCAACACCAACACTGTCGGAAAAGAGATCATTGTCGGTGAATATGGCGCGCTCACCGGACCTCAGGCATCCTTCGGTAAATCGACCAACGAAGGCATTCAGTTGGCTACCGAGCAGGCAAACGCCGCCGGCGGCATCGACGGCAAGACGATCAAGGTGGTTGTTGAGGACGATATGAGCGATGCCGCCAAGGCGGAGATTGCCGTGAAGCGCCTCATCGACGAAGAGCACGTGATCGCCGTCCTTGGCGAGGTGGCCAGCGGGTCTAGCCTGGCCGGCGGACAGGTCTGCCAGCAGGCTCACATTCCAATGGTCTCGCCGAGCTCGACCAATCCCAGCGTCACGCAGATCGGAAACGACATATTCCGGGTCTGCTTTATCGATCCATTTCAGGCGGCGGTTGTAGCTCGATTTGTGCACGACTATCTTCATGTAACCCGCGTGGCCACGTTTACCAACAAGAGCGCGCCGTACAGCACGGGCTTTACGCAGAACTTTATAACGGCCTTCACGGGGATGGGCGGTCAGGTAATAGCCCAGCAATCTTATGGCCAGCAGGATACCGACTACCGTGGCGCGCTCAGCACCATAAAGGCCACTAACCCGCAAGCGATCCTGGTGCCGGGCTACTATACCGACGCTGGAGCCGTGTGCAAACAGGCACGCGACCTCGGCATCAAGGTGCCGATCGTAGGCGGCGACGGCTGGGATTCGCAGCTGCTGTTCAATATCGGTGGCAGCGCGGTGAATGGCTGTTACTTTTCCGACCACGTCTCGATGGACAATCCGAGCCCGGTTGTCCAGAAATTTGTGCAAGATTACAAAGCGCGCTTTGGCCACACTCCGGATGCCCTTGCAGCGCTCGCGTACGATGCAGCAAACCTGACGTATGCAGCAATGAAACGCGCAAAGGCCCTGACACCCGACGACATTCGAGCCGCGATCGCCACAACGACCGATTTTCCGGGCGTCACCGGAAAGATCACGATCGACGCGAACCGCAATGCAAGCAAGCCGGCGGTGATCATCGGTGTTCAAAATGGGCAGTTCAAGTACGTCACGACCATAACCGACCCCAGCAAACCGCTGTCGCAGCAGCCTGCGGCGCCTTCAGGCGGGCAGTAG
- a CDS encoding branched-chain amino acid ABC transporter permease, whose product MQAVQQFLQQVINGVQTGSVYALIAVGYTMVYGVLKFINFAHGDVYMVGAYIGFFTVTGYLVHADPAAQGIAALMICMVGCASLGALIERLAYRPLRNGLSVREAVPWAIFWSLYGGLFGFRIAQHIIGATLMGGKALPPVEIGFIVAAGITFAAAVPLLKLLFGALSKHVKPSPSRLTALITAIGISLLLENQGQAIFTANPRAYQIKGVDRPWQLSFIGVHLTVSSGRMVVLVAAVILTVVLVYTVRFTSVGRAIRAVSFDPDAAALMGIPTDRLIATTFIIGSALAGAAGFLNHGLTRINFDANVGIALGLKAFVAAVLGGIGSIEGAVLGGLLMGLAESFTAGSSFSTFKDAIAFVVLIIVLLVKPAGLMGRDVPEKV is encoded by the coding sequence TTGCAGGCAGTTCAGCAGTTTCTGCAGCAGGTCATTAACGGCGTACAAACCGGCAGTGTGTACGCGCTGATCGCCGTGGGCTACACAATGGTCTACGGGGTGCTGAAGTTCATCAACTTCGCCCATGGCGATGTGTACATGGTCGGCGCGTATATCGGATTCTTCACGGTTACCGGTTATCTGGTGCATGCCGACCCCGCAGCTCAGGGTATCGCAGCGCTGATGATCTGTATGGTGGGCTGCGCATCCCTGGGCGCCCTGATCGAGCGCCTCGCATATCGACCGCTCCGCAACGGCCTCAGCGTGCGTGAAGCAGTGCCCTGGGCTATTTTCTGGTCGCTATACGGCGGTCTGTTCGGTTTCCGGATCGCACAGCACATCATCGGCGCCACGCTCATGGGTGGCAAAGCTCTACCGCCTGTCGAAATCGGCTTCATTGTGGCCGCCGGCATCACGTTCGCCGCGGCGGTACCTCTGCTCAAGCTGCTCTTTGGCGCGCTATCAAAGCACGTCAAGCCGTCGCCGAGCCGGCTCACCGCCTTGATCACCGCTATCGGAATCTCGCTTTTGTTGGAGAACCAGGGTCAGGCGATCTTCACGGCGAATCCGCGGGCGTACCAGATCAAGGGCGTGGATCGCCCATGGCAGCTATCGTTCATTGGCGTTCACCTTACGGTGAGCAGCGGGAGGATGGTTGTACTGGTCGCCGCCGTGATACTAACGGTGGTTCTGGTGTACACAGTCCGATTCACGTCGGTTGGTCGCGCCATTCGGGCAGTCTCCTTCGACCCGGACGCCGCGGCCTTGATGGGCATCCCGACGGACCGCCTCATAGCCACCACCTTCATCATTGGCTCAGCGTTGGCTGGAGCCGCCGGATTCCTTAACCACGGACTGACCCGGATCAACTTCGATGCAAACGTGGGGATCGCGCTAGGGCTTAAAGCCTTCGTGGCTGCAGTACTCGGAGGCATCGGCAGCATCGAGGGCGCCGTGCTGGGCGGCCTGCTTATGGGCCTGGCCGAAAGCTTCACGGCAGGCTCCTCATTCTCTACGTTCAAGGATGCCATTGCGTTCGTCGTGCTCATCATCGTCCTGCTGGTGAAACCGGCCGGCTTGATGGGGCGCGATGTACCGGAAAAGGTTTAG
- a CDS encoding branched-chain amino acid ABC transporter ATP-binding protein/permease yields the protein MTLPSENTAGPLRDYGRRALGLALLAIALMAASAGNSRLVDYVQDIVLQCGIAVILAVSLNIVNGFTGQFSIGHAGFMSVGAYCGASITYLEAQRLHGGQPGIAWMLLAMLAGGLVAALFGYLVGVPSLRLRGDYLAIVTLGFGEIIRVVMENINEISPKLQFMGGAMGFYNVPTLTTFPLVFGVAALVIIISRNLKVSSHGLAFLSVREDEVAADAMGVNTTSVKVTAFVLAAFFAGIGGVLFAHSLFFQPQTFNFILSMNYVVMIVLGGSGSITGAAAAAIVLTALPEYLKSIQDKIHFHDEYRLVIYALLLVMTMILRPQGVFANGELRWPWKRKSAPHDGPDDATSDPPPSELVPQLPEGVGHQILEITALGKKFGGLSALEDVNIDMAPGELIGLIGPNGAGKTTLFNMLTGVYQPSDGTIAYCGAAICGQRQWARGPRAALLAMDFCVALIGGFIVAAIMSTALVPALLTPFDHTLQAVIRWAFIVAAAAAAIITAPRRRRTRPGLKPYQFAERGIARTFQNIRLFPNLTVLENVRIGTYLRRKTNLFDALFRSIRLKKEEAHSIQFCRQLLHRFGLQDSEGELARNLPYGDQRRLEIVRALATHPRLLLLDEPAAGMNPQEKTSLMDLIRQIREEYNLTILLIEHDMKVVMGICERIYVLDYGKIIASGTPEEVRKNPRVIAAYLGEEIGDDTTGAAEAQPEPV from the coding sequence ATGACTTTACCTTCAGAGAACACGGCCGGACCGCTGCGCGATTATGGTCGACGCGCGTTGGGTCTGGCGCTGTTGGCCATCGCGCTTATGGCAGCCAGTGCCGGAAACAGCCGACTGGTCGACTATGTTCAAGACATCGTGCTGCAATGTGGCATTGCGGTCATTCTGGCCGTGTCACTCAACATCGTCAACGGATTTACAGGTCAGTTTTCCATCGGCCACGCCGGATTCATGTCTGTAGGAGCGTATTGCGGCGCCTCGATAACCTACCTGGAAGCTCAGCGACTGCATGGCGGCCAACCCGGAATAGCGTGGATGCTGCTGGCCATGCTGGCGGGTGGCCTGGTTGCGGCGCTCTTCGGATATCTGGTGGGCGTACCCAGCCTTCGTCTTCGCGGCGACTACCTGGCCATCGTCACACTGGGCTTCGGCGAGATCATTCGCGTCGTGATGGAGAACATCAACGAGATCAGCCCGAAGCTGCAGTTTATGGGCGGAGCCATGGGCTTCTATAACGTGCCGACACTCACAACTTTTCCGTTGGTGTTCGGTGTAGCGGCTCTCGTGATAATCATCTCGCGAAACCTCAAGGTCTCGTCACACGGTCTGGCATTTCTCTCCGTACGGGAAGACGAAGTTGCGGCCGATGCGATGGGCGTGAACACAACGTCGGTCAAGGTGACCGCCTTTGTCCTGGCCGCCTTTTTTGCCGGTATTGGTGGCGTGCTGTTTGCCCACTCGCTGTTTTTCCAGCCTCAAACCTTCAACTTTATTCTCTCCATGAACTATGTTGTCATGATTGTGCTGGGAGGCTCCGGCAGTATTACGGGCGCGGCAGCCGCGGCTATTGTGCTCACGGCGCTGCCGGAGTACTTGAAGTCCATTCAAGACAAGATCCATTTTCACGACGAATACCGGCTGGTCATCTATGCTCTACTGCTCGTGATGACGATGATTTTGCGGCCACAAGGAGTGTTCGCCAACGGTGAACTGCGTTGGCCGTGGAAACGTAAATCTGCCCCGCATGATGGTCCGGACGATGCCACATCCGACCCGCCGCCGAGCGAGCTGGTCCCACAGCTGCCCGAAGGCGTAGGGCACCAGATCCTGGAGATCACCGCGCTCGGCAAGAAGTTTGGTGGTCTCAGCGCCCTCGAAGACGTTAACATCGATATGGCGCCCGGCGAGTTGATCGGCTTGATCGGCCCCAATGGCGCCGGCAAAACCACGCTGTTCAATATGCTTACGGGTGTGTATCAGCCAAGCGACGGGACGATCGCGTACTGCGGCGCTGCGATCTGCGGGCAGCGGCAATGGGCGCGCGGTCCACGCGCCGCGCTGCTTGCGATGGACTTCTGCGTAGCTCTCATCGGGGGTTTCATCGTAGCCGCGATCATGTCAACAGCCCTGGTTCCCGCACTGCTTACACCATTCGATCATACGCTGCAGGCGGTCATTCGCTGGGCATTCATCGTGGCTGCCGCGGCTGCAGCCATCATAACCGCGCCACGCCGACGACGGACGCGCCCCGGTTTGAAGCCGTACCAGTTTGCTGAGCGTGGAATTGCGCGAACATTTCAGAACATCCGGCTGTTTCCGAACCTGACCGTTCTGGAGAACGTCCGCATCGGCACCTACCTCCGGCGCAAAACCAACCTCTTCGATGCGCTCTTCCGTTCAATCCGTCTCAAGAAGGAGGAGGCTCATTCCATCCAGTTCTGCCGGCAGCTCCTCCACCGCTTCGGACTGCAGGACTCGGAAGGAGAGCTGGCCCGGAACCTGCCGTATGGCGATCAGCGTCGGTTGGAGATTGTGCGCGCGCTTGCCACACACCCGCGGCTGCTTCTCCTGGATGAACCGGCCGCCGGCATGAATCCTCAGGAGAAGACGAGCCTCATGGATCTGATTCGGCAGATACGCGAGGAGTATAACCTGACGATTCTTCTGATCGAGCACGACATGAAGGTCGTAATGGGCATCTGCGAGCGGATCTACGTTCTGGACTACGGCAAGATTATCGCATCGGGCACGCCGGAGGAGGTTCGCAAGAATCCGCGGGTAATTGCGGCGTATCTCGGCGAGGAGATCGGTGACGACACAACCGGCGCCGCAGAGGCCCAGCCGGAGCCGGTATGA
- a CDS encoding ABC transporter ATP-binding protein: protein MLVIRNLQVYYGAIHALDGISLEVNEGEIVTMIGANGAGKSTTIRTVSGLVRARDGEILFENTPIHRVPPNQIVQMGIGQSPEGRRVFAEMTVRENLDLGAYTRRKDLAGIKSDMEKVYGIFPRLKERQHQIAGTLSGGEQQMLAMGRALMCRPRLLMLDEPSLGLAPFLVQTIFQVIREINSAGVTVLLVEQNAHQALRIANRGYVIETGHIVLADTAPNLLKNASVRAAYLGE, encoded by the coding sequence ATGCTGGTAATCCGCAACCTTCAGGTCTATTATGGAGCGATCCACGCTCTTGACGGCATTTCATTGGAAGTGAATGAAGGCGAAATCGTTACCATGATCGGCGCAAACGGAGCCGGCAAGAGCACAACGATTCGCACCGTATCCGGGTTGGTACGTGCGCGCGATGGCGAGATACTGTTTGAGAACACGCCGATACATAGAGTGCCGCCCAACCAGATCGTTCAAATGGGTATCGGGCAGAGCCCGGAGGGCCGCCGCGTTTTCGCTGAGATGACCGTCCGCGAGAACCTCGATCTAGGCGCCTATACGCGGCGCAAGGACCTGGCCGGCATCAAGTCCGACATGGAGAAGGTCTACGGCATCTTTCCGCGCTTGAAGGAGCGCCAGCACCAGATCGCAGGCACCCTTTCCGGCGGTGAGCAACAGATGCTGGCGATGGGTCGGGCACTTATGTGCCGGCCGCGCCTCTTGATGCTGGATGAACCATCGCTGGGCCTCGCGCCGTTCCTGGTGCAGACGATATTCCAGGTTATTCGCGAAATCAACTCGGCAGGAGTAACCGTGTTGCTGGTGGAGCAGAACGCCCACCAGGCGCTTCGCATAGCGAATCGTGGATATGTGATCGAGACGGGCCATATTGTACTTGCCGACACGGCGCCAAACCTGCTGAAGAACGCATCGGTGCGGGCCGCGTACCTCGGCGAGTAA
- the gcvT gene encoding glycine cleavage system aminomethyltransferase GcvT: MTPELQQTPLSQVHRALGARMAPFANWEMPIDYTGILSEAAAVREHAGIFDISHMGRLFVRGAGAFDTLQRLTSNDVAALHPSMAQYSLLTNARGGMLDDIIVYRTAADEYLVVLNASNAEKDIAWLTGHASPETTFDDQTGQTGMIAVQGPDAVAMAANLAGEPALAHLSRFQCMHVTAFGARCWFCRTGYTGEDGFEIVMPAAIAPDVWRQLGEAGAAPCGLGARDALRIEAGYPLYGHEIGEDVDPVSAGLMWVVKLSKGPFTGRESIEAVKRTGPPHRLMGLIVDGRSAPRQGAEVFLQGAHIGEVTSGVFSPTRGQAIAMAWIATANAKAGATVQVQVRDRLFGATVTPKKDLLADRKP; this comes from the coding sequence ATGACGCCCGAGCTGCAACAAACGCCGCTTTCACAGGTACACCGCGCTCTCGGTGCTCGCATGGCGCCGTTTGCCAACTGGGAGATGCCGATTGACTACACGGGAATCCTCTCCGAGGCCGCTGCTGTGCGTGAGCACGCGGGCATATTCGACATCAGTCACATGGGCAGGTTGTTTGTGCGTGGCGCGGGAGCATTCGATACGCTTCAACGACTGACGAGCAACGATGTCGCGGCATTGCATCCCTCGATGGCTCAGTACTCGCTGCTTACAAACGCTCGCGGCGGAATGCTCGACGACATCATCGTCTACCGTACGGCCGCAGACGAGTATCTTGTTGTACTTAACGCAAGTAATGCGGAGAAGGATATTGCCTGGCTCACTGGGCATGCCTCACCGGAAACTACCTTCGACGACCAAACAGGGCAGACCGGCATGATCGCCGTTCAGGGCCCGGACGCCGTGGCAATGGCAGCGAATCTGGCAGGTGAACCTGCGTTGGCACACCTCAGCCGATTCCAATGCATGCACGTTACGGCGTTTGGCGCGCGCTGCTGGTTTTGCCGCACAGGGTATACGGGCGAAGACGGATTCGAAATCGTCATGCCGGCTGCAATAGCTCCCGATGTGTGGCGCCAACTTGGCGAGGCCGGGGCCGCGCCGTGCGGTCTTGGGGCGCGTGACGCGCTTCGTATTGAGGCGGGGTATCCTCTTTACGGGCACGAAATCGGCGAGGATGTTGATCCGGTCTCTGCCGGATTGATGTGGGTGGTAAAGCTGTCGAAAGGCCCGTTCACTGGTCGCGAGTCCATCGAGGCAGTGAAACGTACCGGCCCGCCACATCGCCTCATGGGGCTGATCGTGGATGGCCGTTCGGCGCCTCGGCAGGGCGCAGAGGTGTTCCTGCAAGGCGCGCACATCGGTGAGGTCACCAGCGGCGTATTCTCACCGACCCGTGGGCAAGCAATCGCCATGGCATGGATTGCCACAGCCAACGCCAAAGCCGGCGCCACGGTGCAGGTTCAGGTTCGTGACCGGCTGTTTGGCGCAACTGTAACGCCAAAGAAGGACCTGCTTGCGGACCGCAAGCCGTAA